From a single Pempheris klunzingeri isolate RE-2024b chromosome 2, fPemKlu1.hap1, whole genome shotgun sequence genomic region:
- the LOC139216674 gene encoding adenosine receptor A1-like, protein MSSGLPPSKALYIGMEVVIAVSSVIGNVMVVWAVRINRSLRDTTFCFIVSLALADIAVGALVIPLAITISIGLQTHFYSCLLVACTVLVLTQSSILALLAIAIDRYLRVKIPMSYKRVVTPRRAGTAVLLCWLVSIIVGLTPMLGWNNLQRLRDNGSLITDDLLVTCEFETVISMDYMVYFNFFGWVLPPLLLMLAIYVEIFYMIHKQLNKKVTASHTDPSRYFGKELKLAKSLALVLFLFAVSWLPLHILNCITLFCPTCDKPVFLIYIAIILTHGNSAVNPIVYAFRIKKFRTAFQKIWKLYVLCQDPVGRLPQRGSQRGRSHERRLRQNDDDDDDV, encoded by the exons ATGTCTTCGGGTCTGCCTCCCTCTAAAGCCCTCTACATCGGGATGGAGGTGGTGATCGCCGTGTCCTCGGTCATCGGTAACGTGATGGTGGTCTGGGCTGTGCGTATTAACCGGTCTCTGAGAGACACCACGTTTTGTTTCATCGTCTCACTGGCCTTGGCTGACATTGCAGTCGGGGCTCTTGTCATCCCCCTCGCCATAACCATCAGCATTGGACTCCAGACGCACTTCTACAGTTGCCTGCTGGTCGCCTGCACAGTGCTCGTCCTGACGCAAAGTTCAATCCTAGCGCTGCTGGCCATCGCCATCGACCGCTATCTGAGAGTCAAAATACCCATGAG CTACAAGCGAGTGGTGACCCCTCGGCGTGCTGGCACGGCTGTGTTATTGTGCTGGCTGGTGTCCATCATAGTGGGCCTCACGCCCATGTTGGGTTGGAATAACCTACAGCGTCTCCGTGACAATGGCTCCCTGATCACTGATGACCTCTTGGTGACCTGTGAGTTTGAGACAGTCATCAGCATGGACTACATGGTCTACTTCAACTTCTTTGGCTGGGTGCTTCCTCCTTTGCTTCTCATGCTGGCCATCTATGTCGAGATTTTCTACATGATCCACAAACAGCTCAACAAGAAG GTGACAGCTAGCCACACAGACCCCAGTCGATACTTTGGCAAAGAACTCAAACTAGCCAAGTCGCTCGCCCTTGTTCTGTTCCTCTTCGCCGTCAGCTGGCTCCCCCTTCACATCCTCAACTGCATCACCCTCTTTTGCCCTACCTGTGATAAGCCAGTGTTCCTCATTTACATCGCCATCATACTCACCCACGGCAACTCGGCTGTCAACCCCATTGTTTACGCTTTCCGCATTAAGAAATTTCGCACAGCGTTCCAGAAAATCTGGAAACTGTACGTGCTTTGTCAGGATCCAGTTGGGCGGCTTCCTCAAAGAGGGAGCCAAAGAGGACGGAGTCATGAAAGACGGCTGAGGCAAaatgatgacgacgatgatgatgtgTGA